A window of the Sphingomonas piscis genome harbors these coding sequences:
- the leuS gene encoding leucine--tRNA ligase, whose amino-acid sequence MTSRFDPAAADSRWQQRWEAERCFAADSASSKPKTYVLEMFPYPSGRIHMGHVRNYTMGDVIARYRRMRGFEVLHPMGWDAFGMPAENAAMERKVHPGTWTWSNIATMRDQLKRLGFALDWSRELATCDPAYYGHEQALFLDMFQAGLVYRKESEVNWDPVDMTVLANEQVIDGRGWRSGAVVERRKLNQWFLKITDFAEDLLEGLGTLDQWPDKVRLMQENWIGKSRGLQFRFQLADAGAGTSEIEVFTTRPDTIFGASFVAIAAGHPIAEALAADDPALAEFIAECRAGGTSAAEIETAEKKGYRTALEVVHPLDPEWRLPVYVANFVLMDYGTGALFGVPAHDQRDFEFATRYHLPIHRVVASSIGEAGKPVEGEAETLSGVAVNSRFLDGMPTDQAKGEVIRRAEAGGWGEGKTQYRLRDWGVSRQRYWGTPIPIIHCDACGPVPVPKDQLPVTLPEDVSFDIPGNPLDRHPTWRNVDCPKCGSAARRETDTLDTFVDSSWYFIRFASQPSDRPFDRAEAESWLPVAQYIGGVEHAILHLLYARFWTRALAHIGQIGVAEPFKGLFTQGMVTHETYKSLDGRWLAPTEIEVRDGGRLVEAATESEVERGRIEKMSKSKRNTIDPEPIVDRYGADAVRWFMLSDSPPERDLEWSESGIDGAARFVQRVWRLVGSTGGDGEDSAVRKKLHRTIAAVGEAVDGLQFNKAVAQLYELVGTLEKAQPSSDRSEAIRALVQLIAPMAPHLAEECWSMLGGEGLVALSEWPTFDPALLIDDQVTVAVQVNGKLRDTLTAARGLSREELQALALASDKIQRQLDGASPKKVIVVPDRLVNIVA is encoded by the coding sequence ATGACCAGCCGCTTCGATCCGGCAGCGGCGGACTCGCGCTGGCAGCAACGCTGGGAAGCGGAACGCTGCTTCGCGGCCGATAGCGCAAGCTCCAAGCCCAAGACCTACGTGCTCGAGATGTTCCCCTATCCGTCGGGGCGCATCCACATGGGTCACGTCCGCAACTACACCATGGGCGACGTAATCGCCCGTTACCGGCGGATGCGCGGGTTTGAGGTGCTTCATCCCATGGGCTGGGATGCCTTCGGCATGCCTGCTGAAAATGCGGCCATGGAGCGCAAGGTGCACCCCGGCACCTGGACGTGGTCCAACATCGCGACCATGCGCGACCAGCTGAAAAGGTTGGGCTTTGCGCTCGACTGGAGCCGCGAGCTCGCGACCTGCGACCCGGCATATTACGGGCATGAGCAGGCGCTGTTCCTCGACATGTTCCAGGCGGGGCTGGTTTACCGCAAGGAGAGCGAGGTCAATTGGGACCCGGTCGACATGACCGTGCTCGCCAACGAGCAGGTCATCGACGGCCGTGGGTGGCGCTCCGGCGCCGTGGTCGAGCGGCGCAAGCTCAACCAATGGTTCCTGAAGATCACCGACTTTGCCGAAGACCTGCTGGAGGGTCTCGGAACCCTGGACCAGTGGCCTGACAAGGTCCGGTTGATGCAGGAGAACTGGATCGGCAAAAGTCGCGGGCTGCAGTTCCGCTTCCAGCTTGCAGACGCCGGCGCCGGAACGTCGGAAATCGAGGTGTTCACCACCCGCCCGGACACTATCTTCGGCGCCAGCTTCGTCGCAATTGCAGCCGGTCACCCGATCGCGGAAGCGCTTGCGGCCGACGATCCGGCGCTCGCGGAGTTCATCGCCGAATGCCGTGCTGGCGGTACCAGCGCCGCCGAAATCGAAACGGCGGAAAAGAAGGGATACCGCACCGCGCTCGAGGTCGTTCACCCGCTTGATCCTGAGTGGCGTCTACCCGTCTACGTGGCCAACTTCGTGCTGATGGACTATGGCACTGGCGCCCTGTTCGGCGTTCCGGCGCATGACCAGCGCGATTTTGAATTTGCAACGCGTTATCATTTGCCAATTCACCGGGTTGTCGCGAGCAGCATTGGAGAGGCCGGGAAGCCGGTTGAAGGCGAAGCAGAAACACTCTCGGGTGTGGCCGTAAACTCCCGTTTTCTGGACGGCATGCCCACGGATCAAGCCAAGGGCGAAGTCATCCGCCGCGCGGAGGCTGGCGGCTGGGGTGAAGGCAAGACCCAGTACCGTCTGCGTGACTGGGGCGTCTCAAGGCAGCGCTACTGGGGCACGCCGATACCCATCATCCACTGCGATGCGTGCGGGCCCGTGCCGGTCCCGAAAGATCAGCTGCCGGTCACCCTGCCGGAAGACGTCAGCTTCGATATTCCCGGCAATCCCCTCGACCGCCACCCAACCTGGCGCAACGTCGATTGCCCGAAGTGCGGAAGCGCGGCACGGCGAGAGACCGACACGCTCGACACCTTTGTCGATTCAAGCTGGTACTTCATCCGTTTCGCCAGCCAACCTTCCGACCGCCCGTTCGACCGCGCCGAGGCGGAAAGCTGGCTGCCGGTTGCGCAATATATCGGCGGCGTGGAGCACGCGATCCTTCACCTGCTTTACGCCCGCTTCTGGACCCGCGCGCTGGCACACATTGGGCAGATTGGCGTCGCTGAGCCGTTCAAGGGTCTGTTTACTCAAGGAATGGTGACGCACGAGACTTACAAGTCGCTCGACGGCCGCTGGCTTGCTCCGACGGAGATCGAAGTGCGCGATGGCGGACGCCTGGTGGAGGCCGCGACCGAGAGCGAGGTCGAGCGCGGCCGCATCGAGAAGATGTCCAAGTCGAAGCGGAACACGATTGACCCGGAACCGATCGTAGACCGCTACGGGGCGGACGCCGTCCGCTGGTTCATGCTGTCCGACAGCCCGCCCGAGCGCGACTTGGAATGGTCGGAAAGCGGCATCGACGGTGCCGCCAGATTCGTTCAGCGGGTCTGGCGCCTGGTCGGAAGCACCGGTGGTGACGGCGAGGACTCCGCCGTCCGCAAGAAGCTTCACCGCACCATCGCCGCTGTCGGCGAAGCCGTCGACGGCCTGCAGTTCAACAAGGCGGTGGCGCAGCTTTACGAACTGGTCGGAACCCTTGAGAAGGCGCAGCCCTCCAGCGACCGAAGCGAGGCGATCCGCGCCCTCGTTCAGCTCATCGCCCCTATGGCGCCCCACCTGGCCGAGGAATGCTGGTCGATGCTGGGCGGCGAAGGCTTGGTCGCGCTATCGGAGTGGCCGACCTTCGACCCCGCGCTGCTGATCGACGATCAGGTGACCGTTGCGGTTCAGGTCAACGGCAAGCTCCGCGACACGCTGACGGCGGCACGAGGCCTGTCGCGCGAGGAGCTTCAGGCGCTGGCGCTTGCGTCCGACAAGATCCAGCGGCAACTTGACGGCGCCTCTCCAAAGAAGGTCATCGTGGTGCCCGACCGCCTGGTGAATATCGTCGCATGA
- the lptE gene encoding LPS assembly lipoprotein LptE, translated as MKRSLLVCLASATLAGCGLQPLYAGGEGGRVAQSLRSVSVGPIDGQVGWLVRNALVDRIGNGGASAPRYRLQVELDDDISSFGIRGDRAATRERRTLRARYQLVEAANGQVVLDATAGSDAGIDVVSSEYATVAAEQTAAERLSTILADQITARVSLFLSRAR; from the coding sequence ATGAAGCGCAGCTTGCTCGTCTGCCTTGCCTCCGCGACGCTGGCAGGATGCGGGCTCCAGCCGCTCTATGCCGGCGGCGAAGGCGGTAGGGTGGCACAGTCGCTCCGTTCCGTGTCCGTGGGGCCGATCGACGGCCAGGTCGGCTGGCTGGTGCGCAATGCCCTGGTCGACCGGATTGGAAATGGCGGAGCGTCCGCCCCTCGTTATCGGCTGCAGGTCGAACTGGACGACGACATCAGCAGTTTCGGCATCCGCGGCGACCGTGCCGCAACGCGTGAGCGCCGGACGTTGCGGGCGCGCTACCAGCTCGTGGAAGCGGCGAATGGCCAAGTCGTCCTGGACGCCACCGCGGGCTCAGACGCCGGGATCGACGTCGTCAGTTCGGAATATGCGACTGTCGCGGCCGAGCAGACGGCAGCCGAGCGTTTGTCGACCATTCTTGCAGACCAGATTACGGCCCGCGTCTCGTTGTTCCTGTCGCGCGCGCGATGA
- the holA gene encoding DNA polymerase III subunit delta, translating into MKVARGGLARALDQPDPAIRFYLFYGNDESQSRAHGQRLRSALGATRVALTGSAVKSDPALIAAEASALSLFDGPRLVWVEPAGDEIAEGVQALFDAAATESPVVAIAGALRKTSALVKLAEASPLALANVSYVPEGQDAERMVVEVGRTLGLKIPSPVAARIAQSCGNDQAVVRRELEKLGLYVDAAPEMPKELTHDAVDEVGADMPEGDFMRLADFALSGRMKDLADELAGLVATGGDIRPVLSALQRRLLLLAPLRARVERGERPDAVMTSVDKSLFYKEKPVVNRLLQQWDAASLARLVDRSGKLARDTMLNSMPPLEGLAEELVAVARAAQRR; encoded by the coding sequence ATGAAGGTGGCGCGCGGTGGGCTCGCCCGCGCCCTCGATCAGCCCGATCCTGCGATCCGCTTCTACCTGTTCTACGGAAATGATGAATCTCAGTCCCGCGCGCACGGTCAGCGCCTTCGTTCGGCGCTAGGGGCGACCCGAGTCGCACTTACGGGCAGTGCGGTGAAGTCCGACCCGGCGTTGATCGCGGCGGAGGCCAGTGCCTTGTCCTTGTTCGACGGACCACGCCTCGTTTGGGTCGAGCCTGCGGGCGATGAGATTGCGGAGGGCGTCCAGGCTTTGTTCGACGCTGCAGCCACAGAAAGCCCGGTGGTTGCGATCGCGGGCGCGCTTCGCAAGACCTCGGCGCTCGTGAAGCTCGCCGAAGCCTCGCCCCTCGCACTCGCGAACGTTTCGTACGTACCGGAGGGTCAGGACGCAGAACGGATGGTGGTTGAAGTCGGGCGAACGCTCGGACTTAAAATCCCCTCGCCGGTTGCTGCCCGCATCGCCCAATCATGTGGGAACGACCAGGCCGTTGTCCGGCGCGAGTTGGAAAAGCTGGGGCTCTACGTCGATGCGGCCCCCGAGATGCCGAAGGAGTTGACCCACGATGCGGTCGATGAAGTTGGCGCCGATATGCCCGAGGGCGACTTCATGCGCCTCGCCGACTTCGCCTTGAGCGGGCGAATGAAGGATTTGGCAGACGAGCTTGCCGGATTGGTTGCGACCGGCGGCGACATCCGTCCGGTTCTTTCCGCGCTTCAACGGCGCCTGCTCCTTCTTGCCCCGTTAAGGGCCAGGGTTGAGCGTGGCGAGCGCCCCGATGCGGTCATGACGTCAGTAGATAAGTCGTTGTTCTACAAGGAAAAACCGGTGGTCAACCGATTGCTCCAGCAATGGGATGCGGCGTCGCTTGCCCGTCTCGTCGACCGGAGCGGCAAGCTCGCGCGCGACACTATGCTGAACTCGATGCCGCCACTTGAGGGGCTCGCCGAGGAGCTGGTTGCCGTCGCGCGGGCGGCGCAGCGCCGCTGA
- a CDS encoding ParB/RepB/Spo0J family partition protein, which translates to MSKPASGLGRGLSALLGEQPQKTATTAATDSRGVREVEIARIHPNPAQPRVYFDEASLTELAESIAQRGVLQPILLRPDGDGFMIIAGERRWRAAQKAQLHAIPAIVREIDDATTAELALIENIQREDLNALEEAEAYRQLIKSHGHGQDEVARLVNKSRSHVANLLRLLDLPEFVRSALMRGDITMGHARAVASADTPEEITREIIAKGLSVRQAEALARKVKPGAGSDMARAVVRRQQREALGGSDVDALERQLSDVLGLRVKVSFDVSKGGTVSLHYSSLDQLDLICQRLTGEPI; encoded by the coding sequence ATGAGCAAGCCGGCGTCGGGCCTCGGGCGAGGTCTTTCAGCACTCCTTGGCGAGCAGCCGCAGAAAACTGCAACGACGGCAGCAACAGATAGTCGCGGCGTTCGCGAAGTAGAGATCGCGCGAATTCATCCAAACCCTGCTCAGCCGCGCGTCTACTTCGACGAAGCGAGTCTCACCGAGCTTGCCGAGTCGATCGCGCAGCGTGGCGTTCTCCAGCCCATTCTTCTTCGCCCGGACGGCGACGGCTTCATGATCATCGCCGGCGAACGGCGCTGGCGCGCGGCGCAAAAGGCGCAATTGCATGCGATCCCAGCCATCGTGCGCGAGATCGACGATGCGACGACCGCCGAGCTCGCGCTGATCGAAAACATCCAACGCGAAGATCTCAATGCGCTGGAAGAAGCGGAAGCGTACCGCCAGCTCATCAAGAGCCACGGCCACGGCCAGGACGAAGTGGCCCGCCTCGTCAACAAGTCCCGCAGCCACGTCGCCAACCTGCTCCGTCTCCTCGACCTTCCGGAGTTCGTCCGCTCGGCGTTGATGCGGGGTGACATCACCATGGGGCACGCCCGGGCGGTCGCGTCCGCCGACACCCCCGAGGAGATCACCCGCGAAATCATCGCCAAGGGCCTGTCCGTCCGACAGGCGGAGGCGTTGGCACGCAAGGTGAAGCCCGGAGCAGGCAGCGACATGGCAAGGGCGGTGGTCCGTCGTCAGCAGCGCGAGGCTCTTGGCGGCAGCGACGTCGATGCATTGGAACGGCAACTCAGCGACGTGCTTGGCCTTCGCGTGAAGGTGAGTTTCGACGTGAGCAAAGGGGGAACGGTGTCACTGCACTACAGCAGCCTCGACCAGCTGGACCTGATTTGTCAGCGGCTTACGGGCGAACCGATCTAG
- a CDS encoding ParA family protein — protein sequence MIRVVVANQKGGVGKTTTAINLATALAAIGWRVLLIDLDPQGNASTGVGVAQSQRERSTYDVLIGSASVAEAAVATRVPRLDLLPATVDLSGAEIELVELEDRARRLDKALLAAPPRWDICLIDCPPSLGLLTVNAMVAARHLLVPLQCEFFALEGLSQLLQTVERIRLAFNPGLSILGVALTMFDRRNNLSQQVSEDVRACLGSAVFETVVPRNVRLSEAPSHGLPALIYDLRCPGSEAYVKLARELMARLPQRAEAA from the coding sequence ATGATCCGGGTGGTCGTTGCCAACCAAAAGGGCGGGGTGGGAAAGACCACAACGGCCATCAACCTTGCGACGGCGCTCGCAGCCATCGGCTGGCGCGTGCTGCTGATTGATCTCGATCCTCAGGGTAATGCATCGACCGGCGTAGGGGTCGCTCAATCGCAGCGCGAGCGCTCCACCTATGATGTTCTGATCGGCAGCGCTTCGGTCGCCGAAGCGGCAGTTGCGACGCGCGTCCCTCGCCTGGATTTGCTGCCTGCGACGGTCGATCTATCGGGTGCAGAGATCGAGCTGGTCGAGCTTGAAGATCGCGCGCGTCGCTTGGACAAGGCACTGTTGGCAGCGCCGCCCCGGTGGGACATTTGCCTGATCGATTGCCCGCCTTCGCTCGGATTACTGACCGTGAACGCGATGGTCGCTGCGCGGCACCTGCTGGTCCCCCTTCAATGCGAGTTCTTCGCGTTGGAGGGTTTGAGCCAGCTGCTCCAAACCGTTGAGCGCATACGACTGGCCTTCAACCCAGGTTTGTCGATCCTCGGCGTCGCATTGACGATGTTCGACCGTCGCAACAATCTTTCTCAACAGGTGTCCGAGGACGTGCGCGCCTGCTTGGGGTCGGCGGTATTCGAGACCGTTGTGCCGCGGAACGTGCGGTTGTCGGAGGCGCCGAGCCATGGCCTGCCCGCATTAATCTACGATCTTCGCTGCCCCGGGTCGGAAGCCTATGTGAAGCTTGCCCGGGAACTGATGGCGCGACTGCCCCAGCGCGCAGAGGCGGCATGA
- the rsmG gene encoding 16S rRNA (guanine(527)-N(7))-methyltransferase RsmG — protein MALLRDEAKRQNLIAESTADDLWKRHILDSAQLLRVAPNTGTWADIGSGAGLPGIIVAILSGNPVTLIEPRRLRADFLRRVREELRLSDVHVITGKVERVEGQFDIITARAVAALDRLLGITVHLAHQRTVWVLPKGRRVQEELGEAQRSWHYDLRAEPSCTDADSSILLLSNVKAKRKP, from the coding sequence ATCGCGCTGCTACGTGACGAAGCAAAGCGCCAGAATCTTATAGCTGAAAGCACAGCCGACGATCTCTGGAAGCGGCACATCCTTGATAGTGCGCAGCTTCTGCGAGTGGCTCCGAATACCGGCACGTGGGCGGACATAGGTTCTGGCGCTGGTCTCCCAGGTATCATCGTGGCCATCCTCTCTGGAAATCCGGTAACGCTGATCGAACCCCGTAGGCTACGCGCAGATTTTCTTCGGCGAGTACGCGAAGAGCTTCGCTTGTCGGACGTCCATGTAATCACCGGTAAAGTGGAACGAGTCGAAGGGCAGTTCGACATCATCACTGCCAGAGCTGTCGCAGCACTCGACAGATTGTTGGGGATAACCGTCCACCTTGCCCACCAAAGGACCGTGTGGGTGCTTCCTAAAGGGAGGCGTGTTCAGGAAGAACTAGGCGAAGCGCAACGAAGCTGGCACTATGACCTTCGGGCGGAACCGAGCTGCACGGATGCGGATTCCTCTATCCTGCTGCTCAGCAATGTGAAGGCAAAGCGAAAGCCATGA
- the mnmG gene encoding tRNA uridine-5-carboxymethylaminomethyl(34) synthesis enzyme MnmG, whose amino-acid sequence MFDVLVIGAGHAGCEAAAAAARRGARVGIISFRAEDAGQMSCNPSIGGVGKGHLVRELDVYDGLMARAADRAAIHRRMLNRSKGPAVWGPRIQADRQLYRSAISEALGEQGVELIIDEAVELRISGGLVTGVRTRNAMLPCSAVVIATGTFLDARMFVGEELIAGGRTGEKASVPLAAQVREIGLAQGRLKTGTPPRLDGRTIDWSKLEEQPSDVDEWTMSALPSRDAPPHLRCSITRTTEETHDIIRRGFDRSPLFAGAIEGRGPRYCPSIEDKVKRFGDRDGHQIFLEPEGLKTELVYPNGISTSLPYDVQMEFVRSIPGLEQTRIARPGYAVEYEFVDARRLRSTLKVNGFDNLFLAGQINGTTGYEEAAAQGLVAGLNATASALDVEEARFDRRTSYIGVMVDDLTLQGVSEPYRMMTARAEYRLSLRADNATTRLGTDALGLGCVSPERRNAIMEHFERRSTPLWQDTAEGRADALYHPYLIRQEREWETVRKDAGAFIPRDLEFGSIPGISNEMAERLAQARPETIDQASRIHGVTPAALSALYLASIRRAA is encoded by the coding sequence ATGTTTGATGTTCTCGTAATTGGCGCAGGGCATGCCGGCTGTGAAGCCGCTGCTGCGGCCGCGCGTCGAGGCGCCCGCGTTGGCATAATCAGCTTCCGTGCTGAAGATGCGGGTCAGATGTCGTGTAACCCGTCCATAGGGGGCGTCGGTAAGGGTCACCTGGTTCGGGAGCTGGACGTTTACGACGGGCTGATGGCACGCGCGGCGGACCGTGCGGCAATCCATCGACGGATGCTCAATCGGAGCAAGGGGCCAGCAGTCTGGGGCCCACGTATCCAGGCGGATCGGCAGCTTTACCGTTCTGCGATCTCGGAAGCGTTAGGCGAGCAAGGCGTGGAGCTCATCATTGATGAGGCGGTCGAGCTGCGTATCTCAGGCGGGCTGGTAACCGGTGTGCGAACCCGCAACGCCATGTTGCCTTGCTCAGCAGTGGTGATCGCCACCGGCACCTTCCTTGATGCCCGCATGTTCGTAGGTGAAGAACTGATTGCCGGCGGTCGCACCGGCGAGAAGGCGTCGGTCCCTTTAGCTGCCCAGGTACGGGAGATTGGTCTTGCGCAAGGACGGTTGAAAACGGGTACGCCGCCACGGCTCGACGGTAGAACGATCGACTGGTCCAAGCTGGAGGAGCAGCCCAGCGATGTCGATGAGTGGACGATGTCGGCGTTACCCAGCCGTGATGCTCCGCCGCATCTGCGCTGTTCAATTACTCGGACGACCGAGGAAACGCACGACATTATTCGCAGAGGCTTTGACCGCTCTCCCTTGTTCGCTGGTGCAATCGAGGGACGCGGCCCGCGCTACTGCCCATCGATTGAAGATAAGGTGAAAAGATTCGGCGACCGCGATGGCCACCAGATTTTTCTTGAACCGGAAGGCCTCAAGACAGAACTGGTCTACCCCAACGGCATTTCAACCTCGTTGCCGTACGATGTTCAGATGGAATTTGTTCGATCCATTCCAGGATTGGAGCAGACTCGAATCGCTCGCCCTGGTTATGCGGTCGAATATGAGTTCGTCGATGCGCGGCGCCTCCGGTCTACCTTGAAGGTGAATGGGTTCGACAATCTGTTCCTTGCCGGTCAGATCAATGGCACGACGGGATATGAAGAGGCCGCAGCACAGGGTCTTGTCGCCGGTCTCAACGCAACGGCTTCGGCGCTGGATGTTGAGGAGGCACGCTTCGACCGGCGCACGAGCTATATCGGAGTGATGGTTGACGATCTAACCTTGCAGGGTGTCAGCGAGCCGTACCGCATGATGACAGCCCGCGCAGAGTATCGCCTGAGTCTTCGTGCTGATAACGCGACTACGCGCCTGGGAACGGATGCCCTCGGCTTGGGCTGCGTTTCTCCTGAACGAAGAAATGCGATCATGGAGCATTTCGAGCGCCGCTCGACGCCGCTCTGGCAAGACACGGCTGAAGGCCGTGCTGACGCCTTATATCACCCGTACCTCATCCGCCAGGAACGTGAGTGGGAGACGGTTCGGAAAGACGCGGGAGCGTTCATCCCGCGAGATCTCGAGTTCGGGTCAATTCCTGGCATCTCCAATGAAATGGCTGAGCGCCTCGCCCAAGCTCGGCCCGAGACTATCGATCAAGCAAGCCGCATACACGGCGTCACGCCGGCTGCACTATCCGCGCTCTATCTTGCATCGATCCGTCGAGCGGCATGA
- the mnmE gene encoding tRNA uridine-5-carboxymethylaminomethyl(34) synthesis GTPase MnmE, whose protein sequence is MTLPTIYALASGRPPAAIALIRVSGPLAHRAGRSIAGDLPEARRAAVRLLHSPSGDLLDEALVLRFDGPFSATGEDVVEFHCHGGRAVVDGILNALSEQDGLRIAQPGEFTRRAFDNGRIDLTEAEGLADLLEAETESQRKSALAMAEGGLRREVDRWQRELLQLSARAEAAIDYVDEDDVDSDPALAADCAALAAEWKAWLERPRAEPLKDGVRVVIAGPPNTGKSSLFNTILQSERAIVTDVPGTTRDQIEAPVAIGGVPLILVDTAGLRDADDVVERIGIQKAQQAAERADILWWLGDPLDCPAHSHKILILSRSDLVAPDSSSGTRVLRVSNATGDGVAELLERTLAITKQLLPIEGAVALNRRQAVELGAAMAAINDVGFSDVVIAAEGLRAARAAFYRLTGRAGVEEVLDHLFGRFCLGK, encoded by the coding sequence GTGACCCTGCCGACCATCTACGCCCTTGCGAGCGGACGCCCGCCTGCGGCGATTGCCTTGATAAGGGTCAGCGGCCCCCTCGCGCACCGGGCTGGGCGATCGATTGCTGGCGACTTGCCGGAGGCGAGAAGAGCGGCCGTGCGGTTGCTCCATTCTCCGTCGGGTGATCTGCTCGACGAAGCGCTGGTGCTTCGTTTTGATGGTCCGTTCAGTGCGACGGGTGAGGACGTCGTCGAATTTCACTGCCACGGCGGCCGGGCGGTGGTTGACGGCATATTGAACGCGCTGTCCGAACAGGACGGTCTTCGGATAGCACAGCCAGGCGAGTTCACGCGGCGGGCCTTTGACAATGGCCGCATCGACCTGACGGAAGCAGAAGGGCTTGCCGACCTGCTGGAGGCGGAGACGGAGAGCCAGCGTAAGTCCGCGCTTGCAATGGCGGAGGGCGGCTTGCGGCGTGAGGTGGACCGCTGGCAACGTGAATTGCTCCAGCTATCCGCGCGCGCCGAGGCGGCGATCGACTATGTCGATGAGGATGATGTCGACAGCGATCCGGCGCTCGCGGCTGACTGTGCTGCATTGGCGGCAGAGTGGAAGGCGTGGCTCGAGCGGCCGCGGGCGGAGCCCCTGAAAGACGGCGTGCGTGTCGTGATCGCCGGACCGCCGAACACCGGAAAATCCAGTCTTTTCAATACTATCCTGCAAAGTGAGAGGGCGATTGTCACCGATGTGCCCGGGACCACTCGGGACCAGATCGAAGCACCTGTCGCCATCGGCGGCGTTCCGCTCATTTTGGTGGACACGGCTGGACTACGGGATGCCGACGATGTCGTCGAGCGGATTGGGATTCAAAAAGCCCAGCAGGCCGCGGAGCGGGCTGACATCCTTTGGTGGCTAGGCGATCCGCTGGACTGCCCAGCTCACAGCCACAAAATTCTGATATTGAGCCGGTCCGACTTGGTAGCTCCTGATTCTAGTTCGGGAACAAGGGTTCTACGTGTGTCGAATGCCACGGGCGATGGGGTCGCCGAGCTGTTGGAGCGGACACTGGCTATTACCAAACAGCTACTTCCAATAGAGGGCGCGGTCGCTCTAAACCGACGACAGGCCGTCGAACTCGGCGCCGCAATGGCCGCGATCAACGACGTAGGATTTTCTGACGTTGTAATCGCTGCGGAAGGGTTGCGCGCCGCTAGAGCTGCTTTTTATAGACTAACCGGAAGGGCAGGGGTTGAAGAGGTACTGGACCACCTGTTCGGACGTTTTTGCCTCGGGAAGTGA
- a CDS encoding TerC family protein codes for MLLEMMSVAAHSAPAGFGSPADIWGHILNDFSNITEPAAFAAFLQVLMIDLVLAGDNAIVVGALAAGLPAEQRKKVILIGVLAALVLRILFALIVTQLLQIVGLIMVGGLLLLWVAWKMWRELRHAGQSAGSEEVHGDENSGLRPAKSFAGAAWAVAIADVSMSLDNVLAVAGAARDHPGILIVGLIFAVALMGLAANIIAKYIERYRWIAYVGLIVIVYVAGKMVYDGWVDPQVGLGTLIA; via the coding sequence ATGTTGCTCGAGATGATGAGCGTTGCAGCGCACTCGGCGCCGGCCGGGTTTGGTTCTCCTGCCGACATTTGGGGACATATTCTCAACGACTTCTCAAACATCACGGAGCCGGCCGCATTCGCCGCCTTTCTCCAGGTGTTGATGATCGATCTTGTCCTGGCGGGCGACAATGCGATCGTCGTCGGTGCCCTCGCCGCCGGTCTGCCGGCCGAACAGCGCAAGAAGGTCATCCTGATCGGCGTGCTTGCGGCGCTTGTTCTCCGCATCCTGTTCGCCTTGATCGTCACTCAGCTCTTGCAGATCGTTGGCCTGATCATGGTGGGTGGCCTTCTGCTGTTGTGGGTCGCCTGGAAGATGTGGCGTGAGCTCCGCCATGCGGGCCAGAGCGCCGGGTCAGAGGAAGTCCACGGAGACGAAAATAGCGGATTGCGGCCGGCCAAGAGCTTCGCGGGCGCAGCTTGGGCGGTCGCGATCGCCGACGTCAGCATGAGCCTCGACAATGTCCTGGCGGTCGCTGGCGCGGCTCGCGATCATCCGGGGATCCTGATCGTCGGACTGATCTTCGCCGTGGCGCTGATGGGGCTCGCAGCCAATATCATCGCCAAATATATCGAGCGTTACCGCTGGATTGCTTATGTCGGCCTGATCGTGATCGTCTACGTGGCTGGCAAGATGGTCTATGATGGCTGGGTGGATCCGCAGGTCGGCCTGGGTACCCTGATCGCCTAA
- a CDS encoding antibiotic biosynthesis monooxygenase family protein gives MIVEHAILEVKPGQAAAFEATMRKARSLIEVSPGFQGIEVRPSSDQPERYLLRVIWTDVAAHRDGFRTSDRYEEWRHLLHGFYEPMPTVEYFEESIV, from the coding sequence GTGATTGTCGAGCATGCAATTCTGGAGGTGAAGCCGGGCCAGGCGGCCGCGTTCGAGGCGACGATGCGTAAGGCGCGGAGCCTGATCGAAGTCTCGCCGGGATTTCAGGGCATCGAAGTGCGTCCGTCGTCAGACCAGCCGGAACGTTATTTGTTGCGCGTGATTTGGACGGATGTCGCCGCCCATCGCGACGGGTTCCGCACGTCGGACCGTTACGAAGAGTGGCGCCACCTGCTTCATGGCTTTTACGAGCCGATGCCGACCGTGGAATATTTTGAGGAGTCGATCGTCTGA